The following are encoded together in the Paludisphaera mucosa genome:
- a CDS encoding esterase/lipase family protein, giving the protein MRGDRLMMTLRLFSARPGAARRKELPLPPLAMRILSGVLFVAAIASEPRASAQVLVSPTRSVDHAGQGPTGLSVPRPYERGKIPVVLVHGLWGSDRQWDRMVRDLEAVEAISSRYQFWTFGYATGDSIPFSALRLRRAIRRARDVFDPAGTDEAFDRMVVVGHSLGGLVAKMTARTTGPTLWRTVSAKDPVGMSGPAADVRFLREAFIYERLPEVRRVVFIATPHRGSPLARGVLGDLGNRICRVTDGADDVRRRLLVCNDAGFFEPGFRLNSQTSVGGLEPGSPLLTALDELRIDPAVAFHSIIPSRGRGRGDGIVPLGSARVEGAASELLVRAEHACLEEQEVIRETARILAEHGRMSGKDSSHIVLGVAELRGESWAKGRSSGETPATGGMP; this is encoded by the coding sequence ATGAGAGGCGATCGGCTGATGATGACTTTGAGGTTGTTCTCCGCTCGTCCGGGGGCGGCCCGGAGGAAGGAACTCCCGCTTCCTCCGCTCGCGATGCGGATCTTGTCGGGTGTCCTCTTCGTGGCGGCCATCGCGAGCGAGCCACGCGCGTCGGCACAAGTCCTGGTATCGCCGACGAGATCCGTCGATCACGCGGGGCAAGGCCCGACCGGGCTGTCCGTACCCCGCCCCTACGAGCGCGGCAAGATCCCCGTCGTCCTCGTCCACGGCCTCTGGGGCAGCGACCGGCAGTGGGATCGGATGGTCCGGGACCTCGAGGCCGTCGAGGCGATTAGCAGCCGGTACCAGTTCTGGACCTTCGGCTACGCGACGGGCGACTCGATCCCGTTCTCGGCCCTGAGACTCCGGCGGGCGATCCGGCGGGCGCGGGATGTATTCGACCCCGCCGGCACCGACGAGGCATTCGATCGCATGGTCGTCGTCGGTCACAGCCTCGGAGGGCTGGTGGCGAAGATGACCGCGCGGACGACCGGGCCGACGCTCTGGAGGACTGTCAGCGCGAAGGATCCCGTCGGGATGTCCGGCCCGGCGGCGGACGTCCGGTTCCTGCGCGAGGCGTTCATCTACGAGCGTCTGCCCGAAGTGCGGCGCGTCGTCTTCATCGCGACCCCCCACCGCGGAAGCCCGCTCGCGCGGGGGGTGCTTGGCGACCTGGGGAATCGCATCTGCCGCGTGACGGACGGCGCGGACGACGTGCGCCGGCGGCTGCTCGTATGCAACGACGCCGGTTTCTTCGAGCCCGGCTTCCGCCTGAACTCCCAGACCAGCGTCGGGGGACTCGAGCCAGGCAGCCCACTCCTCACGGCCCTCGACGAGCTTCGGATTGACCCCGCCGTGGCCTTCCATTCCATCATCCCCTCGCGCGGGAGGGGGAGGGGCGACGGGATCGTTCCCCTTGGGAGTGCACGCGTCGAGGGTGCCGCATCGGAACTCCTCGTCCGCGCAGAGCACGCTTGCCTCGAGGAGCAGGAAGTCATCCGTGAGACCGCCCGTATCCTCGCCGAGCACGGCAGGATGTCCGGCAAGGACTCATCGCACATTGTGCTCGGCGTGGCCGAGCTCCGGGGCGAGTCGTGGGCCAAGGGTCGATCGAGCGGCGAAACGCCGGCCACCGGGGGGATGCCATGA
- a CDS encoding aldehyde dehydrogenase family protein, which translates to MASQLMNTGSSVVEAVAKARASFRSGRTRAVSWRRSQLEALKRLLKQEESAIFEALWADLRKPRLEGYLTEVGFVIKEIDDALRHLDGWMKPERKHTSLLAQPGRSWTTHDPLGVVLIIGTWNYPVQLLLAPLAGALAGGNAAALKPSEIASHTSALMADLLPRHLDPEAVAVIQGGADETQALLDERFDMIFFTGGGRVGQVVLEKAAKHLTPVVLELGGKSPCLVDRDASLEVAARRIAWGRFSNAGQTCVAPDYVLVHEAVELELLAHLRAAVTAFYGDDPRTSPDYCRIVNDRNFERLSKLLHDGEVICGGQADAKERYIAPTVLRGVSPDAPVMRDEIFGPILPVLAVPSMDAAIEFVTDRPSPLALYVFSNVEATQQKVIDRTSSGNACINDVLMHMVVPELPFGGVGESGMGRYHGRWSFETFTHRKGVLARSIHLDLPVRYPPYSDGHLALLKLID; encoded by the coding sequence ATGGCATCGCAACTTATGAATACGGGATCGTCGGTCGTCGAGGCGGTCGCCAAGGCGCGGGCAAGCTTCCGCAGCGGCCGGACGCGCGCCGTCTCGTGGCGTCGCTCTCAGCTCGAGGCCCTGAAGCGGCTCCTGAAGCAGGAAGAGTCCGCGATCTTCGAGGCGTTGTGGGCCGACCTCCGCAAGCCCCGTCTCGAAGGCTACCTCACCGAGGTCGGCTTCGTGATCAAGGAGATCGACGATGCCCTGCGGCATCTCGACGGGTGGATGAAGCCGGAGCGGAAGCACACGTCGCTCCTGGCCCAGCCCGGGCGGTCCTGGACGACCCACGATCCGCTCGGCGTGGTCCTCATCATCGGCACCTGGAACTACCCCGTCCAGTTGCTCCTCGCGCCCCTGGCGGGCGCCCTGGCGGGCGGGAACGCGGCGGCCCTGAAGCCGTCGGAGATCGCGTCGCACACCTCCGCCTTGATGGCGGACCTGTTGCCGCGGCACCTCGACCCGGAGGCCGTCGCGGTGATCCAGGGAGGCGCCGACGAGACGCAGGCCCTGTTGGATGAGCGGTTCGACATGATCTTCTTCACCGGGGGCGGCCGGGTCGGCCAGGTTGTGCTCGAGAAGGCCGCCAAGCATCTCACCCCCGTCGTCCTCGAGCTCGGCGGCAAGTCGCCGTGCCTGGTGGATCGGGACGCGTCGCTGGAGGTCGCCGCCCGGCGGATCGCCTGGGGCCGGTTCAGCAACGCGGGCCAGACCTGCGTGGCCCCCGACTACGTGCTGGTGCACGAGGCGGTGGAGTTGGAGCTGCTCGCCCATCTGCGTGCCGCGGTGACGGCCTTCTACGGCGACGACCCCCGGACGAGCCCCGATTACTGCCGCATCGTCAACGATCGCAACTTCGAGAGGCTGTCGAAGCTGCTCCACGACGGCGAAGTCATTTGCGGCGGCCAGGCCGATGCCAAGGAACGCTATATCGCCCCGACGGTCCTTCGAGGCGTGTCGCCCGACGCTCCGGTGATGCGCGATGAGATCTTCGGCCCCATCCTGCCCGTGCTCGCCGTCCCCAGCATGGACGCGGCGATCGAGTTCGTGACGGACCGACCATCGCCCCTCGCGCTGTATGTCTTCTCGAACGTCGAGGCGACCCAGCAGAAGGTCATCGACCGGACGAGTTCCGGCAACGCCTGCATCAACGACGTCCTGATGCACATGGTCGTGCCGGAACTGCCCTTCGGCGGGGTCGGCGAGAGCGGCATGGGGCGCTACCACGGCCGATGGAGCTTCGAGACGTTCACCCACCGCAAGGGGGTGCTCGCCAGGTCGATCCACCTGGACCTGCCCGTTCGCTATCCGCCGTATTCCGACGGTCACTTGGCTTTGCTGAAGCTCATCGATTGA
- a CDS encoding alpha-keto acid decarboxylase family protein → MSQQPTVADYIVRRLAREGIKDCFGVPGDFAFKLCDAVARSEMIRWIGCSNGLGAAYAADSYARVRGCSMLLTTYAVGELSALNCVMGALAGRSCVFHLIGMPATRKRRTRQVVHHTLGDGEFQNFANISAQAACVSAVITPDNRAHEMERVIATARAESRPAYILVAADYAVTPVNGSAPAPYPRPASGPDLAKAVAAIAERVEAARSLAVIPVYTVSRFQLQEKLQALIEALGCPFVAMAMDKGVLSEAHPQFVGIYSGAASSSAVLEAVERADVDIDAGGVSFNEVNTSACTRRIDPEKLITIDVDHVRIADRIYNPVRMGDVFDGLARAAKKKFGYTAPPKEAPGKPGGLPDDPIFAVSMYPRFRDFLKPLDRIVLESGSMSSGMIPLPLPEDSEVQLQPIWGSIGRATGATLGIASADPSRRTVLFTGEGSHQMTAADVGTMARHGLKPIIFVLNNGGYMVERALEADPDWSTTTSPPGSTTPCPPPWAVRAGSRRKSSRSASSTPRWPGPPRGNRRATSRSSEAGWISRRDSPWRINAWTFYTGMIRARTGAS, encoded by the coding sequence ATGAGTCAGCAGCCGACTGTCGCGGATTACATCGTCCGACGGCTCGCACGCGAAGGGATCAAAGACTGCTTCGGCGTCCCGGGGGACTTCGCGTTCAAGCTCTGCGACGCGGTCGCCCGGAGCGAGATGATCCGCTGGATCGGCTGCTCCAACGGGCTCGGCGCGGCCTACGCCGCCGACAGCTACGCACGCGTTCGGGGCTGCTCGATGCTCTTGACCACGTACGCCGTCGGCGAGCTGTCCGCGCTCAACTGCGTGATGGGGGCCCTGGCCGGGCGGTCCTGCGTCTTCCACCTCATCGGCATGCCGGCGACGCGCAAGCGGCGGACCCGACAGGTCGTCCATCACACGCTCGGCGACGGCGAGTTCCAGAACTTCGCCAACATCTCGGCCCAGGCGGCGTGCGTCTCGGCCGTGATCACTCCCGACAACCGCGCCCACGAGATGGAGCGGGTGATCGCCACGGCGCGGGCGGAGAGCCGGCCCGCCTACATACTCGTCGCCGCAGACTACGCCGTCACGCCGGTCAACGGTTCCGCCCCGGCCCCATACCCGAGGCCCGCGAGCGGCCCCGACCTGGCCAAGGCCGTCGCGGCGATCGCCGAGAGGGTCGAGGCCGCCAGGTCGCTGGCCGTCATCCCCGTCTACACGGTCTCGCGGTTCCAGCTCCAGGAGAAGCTCCAGGCGCTCATCGAGGCGCTGGGCTGCCCGTTCGTCGCGATGGCGATGGACAAAGGGGTGCTGTCCGAGGCCCATCCCCAGTTCGTCGGGATTTATTCCGGGGCTGCGTCGTCTTCCGCCGTCCTCGAGGCGGTCGAGCGTGCGGACGTCGATATCGACGCCGGCGGCGTCAGCTTCAACGAGGTCAACACGTCCGCCTGCACGAGACGCATTGATCCCGAGAAGCTCATCACCATCGATGTGGATCACGTCCGGATCGCGGATCGAATCTATAACCCCGTCCGCATGGGCGACGTCTTCGACGGCCTGGCCCGTGCCGCCAAGAAGAAATTCGGATACACGGCGCCGCCCAAGGAAGCGCCTGGCAAGCCCGGTGGGCTGCCGGACGACCCGATCTTCGCGGTGAGCATGTACCCCCGGTTTCGAGACTTCCTGAAGCCGCTGGATCGGATCGTGCTCGAGAGCGGCAGCATGAGTTCCGGGATGATCCCGCTCCCGCTCCCCGAGGATTCGGAAGTACAGCTTCAACCCATCTGGGGCTCGATCGGTCGGGCCACCGGGGCCACGCTGGGCATCGCGTCCGCGGACCCGTCGCGGCGGACCGTGCTCTTCACCGGGGAGGGCTCGCACCAGATGACCGCCGCCGACGTCGGGACCATGGCGCGTCACGGGCTGAAGCCGATCATCTTCGTCCTCAACAACGGAGGCTACATGGTCGAGCGGGCGCTCGAGGCGGACCCTGACTGGTCTACAACGACCTCGCCCCCTGGATCTACCACGCCCTGCCCGCCGCCCTGGGCTGTCAGGGCTGGCTCACGTCGAAAGTCATCACGCTCGGCGAGCTCGACGCCGCGCTGGCCAGGGCCGCCACGGGGGAATCGGCGAGCTACTTCGAGGTCGTCGGAGGCGGGATGGATCTCCCGGCGGGATTCGCCATGGCGCATCAACGCCTGGACGTTCTATACGGGAATGATTAGGGCGCGGACCGGCGCCTCATGA
- a CDS encoding NAD(P)/FAD-dependent oxidoreductase — MSDGRVHRVVIVGGGFAGLRAAKSLRSPAVQVTLIDRRNHHVFQPLLYQVATGLLSPANIATPLRTVFRRRRNVEVLLEEVVDFDLVGKLVRCRGRDFPYDTLVLAAGGRNHYFGRDDWEAVAPGLKSLEDATTLRRRILSAFEAAELEDDPEAREAWLTFVVIGAGPTGVEMAGAIGELARSILPREFRRISAARPRILLLEGGEDILSSFAVELTRAAVESLARLGATVRTGCVVTEVRPGLVAFRRGEAIEAVAARTVVWAAGVKGSPLGSVLALAAGSEVDPSGRVKVLADFSLPGHPDVFVIGDLAAYEATAGRPLPGVAQPALQAGAYVARLILARRRGRTPPAFRYDDRGSMATIGRNAAIAQVGRFRFSGFIACGMWMFIHLLFIEQCHNRLLVLAQWLRSYFTGARSARLIEGANGEGEVLLGSYGDDGVRIYPASASQAASGRSRPVGAGASTDEDGGPR, encoded by the coding sequence ATGAGCGACGGACGGGTCCACCGGGTCGTGATCGTCGGAGGGGGATTCGCGGGGTTGCGGGCCGCCAAGTCGCTCCGAAGTCCCGCGGTGCAGGTCACGCTCATCGACCGACGCAACCATCACGTGTTCCAGCCGCTCCTCTACCAGGTCGCGACCGGGTTATTGTCACCCGCGAACATCGCGACGCCGCTCCGCACGGTCTTCCGGCGGCGACGCAACGTCGAGGTGCTCTTGGAGGAGGTCGTCGACTTCGACCTCGTCGGCAAGCTCGTGCGGTGCCGCGGCCGCGACTTCCCCTACGACACGCTGGTGCTGGCGGCCGGGGGCCGCAACCACTACTTCGGCCGCGACGACTGGGAGGCGGTCGCGCCGGGACTGAAGTCCCTCGAGGACGCGACGACCCTCCGGCGGCGGATCTTGTCTGCGTTCGAGGCGGCCGAGCTCGAGGACGACCCCGAGGCGCGGGAGGCTTGGCTGACGTTCGTGGTGATCGGCGCCGGGCCGACCGGCGTCGAGATGGCCGGCGCCATCGGAGAACTCGCCCGCTCGATCCTGCCGCGGGAGTTCCGGAGGATCTCCGCGGCCAGGCCGCGAATCCTGCTTCTCGAGGGCGGGGAGGACATCTTGTCGTCCTTCGCCGTCGAGCTTACCCGTGCGGCCGTGGAATCGCTCGCCCGCCTGGGCGCGACGGTCCGCACAGGTTGCGTCGTCACGGAGGTGCGCCCGGGCTTGGTCGCATTCCGGCGCGGCGAGGCGATCGAGGCGGTCGCCGCCCGTACGGTGGTTTGGGCCGCGGGCGTGAAAGGGTCGCCCCTCGGGAGCGTGCTGGCCTTGGCGGCCGGGTCGGAGGTGGATCCCTCCGGCCGTGTGAAGGTCCTCGCCGACTTCTCGCTGCCGGGCCACCCCGACGTCTTCGTCATCGGCGACCTCGCGGCGTACGAGGCTACCGCCGGCCGGCCGCTGCCGGGAGTCGCCCAGCCGGCCCTCCAGGCGGGCGCGTACGTCGCCCGGCTCATCCTGGCGCGTCGGCGGGGGCGGACGCCGCCGGCCTTCCGATACGACGACCGCGGCAGCATGGCCACGATCGGCCGCAACGCCGCGATCGCCCAGGTCGGCCGGTTCCGATTCTCGGGCTTCATCGCCTGCGGGATGTGGATGTTCATCCATCTCCTCTTCATCGAACAGTGTCACAACCGGCTGCTGGTGCTCGCCCAGTGGCTGCGGAGCTATTTTACGGGCGCCCGCTCCGCTCGCCTGATCGAAGGAGCGAACGGCGAGGGGGAGGTCCTTCTCGGTTCATATGGGGACGACGGAGTGCGCATTTATCCGGCCTCGGCGTCGCAGGCTGCTTCGGGCCGCTCGCGGCCGGTGGGCGCCGGCGCCTCGACGGATGAGGACGGGGGGCCACGATGA
- a CDS encoding phosphopantetheine-binding protein, protein MTLCRDIHAKVGSILAASLGVDEADVIPSATLQGQLGAESIDFLDIVFRLERGFGIKILQGELFPDSILGGRADLFQEGRVTDLGMVELRSRMPYADLDDLERDRRLGSVADLFTVGLVVRYVEWKLGRDGRTVTVDRADPLEVCDPPSVHQPLSPGR, encoded by the coding sequence ATGACATTATGCCGAGACATTCATGCGAAGGTGGGGAGCATCCTCGCGGCATCCCTGGGGGTGGACGAAGCCGACGTCATCCCGTCGGCCACCCTGCAGGGCCAGCTGGGTGCGGAGTCGATCGACTTCCTCGACATCGTCTTCCGCCTGGAGCGCGGGTTCGGGATCAAGATCCTCCAGGGCGAGCTGTTCCCCGATTCGATCCTCGGGGGACGGGCCGATCTCTTCCAGGAGGGAAGGGTCACCGACCTGGGCATGGTCGAGTTGCGGTCGCGGATGCCTTACGCCGACCTCGACGACCTCGAGCGCGACCGACGCCTCGGCTCCGTCGCCGATCTCTTCACGGTCGGGCTGGTCGTCCGGTATGTCGAATGGAAGCTCGGCCGGGACGGCCGGACGGTGACGGTCGATCGCGCGGACCCTCTCGAGGTGTGCGACCCACCGTCCGTACACCAGCCACTCTCGCCGGGTCGTTGA
- a CDS encoding FAD-dependent monooxygenase, whose translation MIVGAGIGGLSAHLAFAGVGFEVAHYERRSELGPAGAGIFIWPDGVKVLRTLGLGERLAAIGNRPDFLVMRGPDGRPLSELPLKEIWDRSGAPGYVVSRTNLQDLLLDAVGPGRLQLGMRCIGLDQSDTEVIVHFDGGLEAIGDLAVGADGIHSAVRSVVAPDVEPSYAGIASWVGIVPNDGVQPEDTVVEYLGEGKRFGLLPLSNNRVYFNFAAAWDRGRPRPATGWSGFLERLFAGWPPQVPAVLRRLEGREPIHLEICDLPHLDRWSSVRVALLGDAAHATTPTVGQGACQALEDVDVLVRCLQSDPADVDGALRRYESERKGRAEEIVAFSRRGLERLHARDESIYGETYRAIHASSAPRTAMTIEGWLARGPNG comes from the coding sequence GTGATCGTCGGCGCGGGGATCGGAGGCCTCTCCGCGCACCTCGCCTTCGCCGGGGTCGGGTTCGAAGTGGCGCATTACGAGCGCCGATCCGAGCTCGGGCCCGCCGGCGCGGGGATCTTCATCTGGCCGGACGGGGTGAAGGTCCTCAGGACACTCGGGCTGGGCGAGCGTCTCGCCGCGATCGGCAATCGACCGGACTTCCTGGTAATGCGCGGCCCGGACGGTCGGCCTCTCTCGGAGCTGCCGCTCAAAGAAATCTGGGACCGAAGCGGGGCCCCGGGCTACGTCGTGAGCCGAACGAACCTGCAGGATCTCCTCCTCGACGCCGTGGGACCCGGGCGACTTCAGTTGGGGATGAGATGCATCGGCCTCGACCAGTCCGACACCGAGGTGATCGTGCACTTCGACGGAGGACTCGAGGCGATCGGCGACCTCGCCGTGGGCGCGGACGGCATCCATTCCGCCGTACGCAGCGTGGTTGCGCCAGATGTCGAGCCCTCCTACGCCGGCATCGCGAGCTGGGTCGGGATCGTCCCGAACGACGGCGTGCAGCCGGAAGATACCGTGGTGGAATACCTGGGCGAGGGAAAACGCTTTGGCCTCCTGCCACTCTCAAACAACCGGGTCTACTTCAATTTCGCGGCCGCGTGGGACAGGGGGCGGCCTCGCCCCGCGACGGGCTGGAGCGGCTTTCTCGAGCGGCTGTTCGCAGGTTGGCCCCCCCAGGTTCCGGCCGTGCTCCGACGCCTCGAGGGCCGGGAGCCGATCCACCTCGAGATCTGCGACCTGCCGCATCTCGACCGGTGGAGCTCGGTGCGGGTGGCCCTCCTGGGCGATGCCGCCCACGCGACCACGCCGACGGTCGGCCAGGGGGCTTGCCAGGCGCTGGAAGACGTGGACGTCCTCGTCCGATGCCTCCAGAGCGATCCGGCCGACGTGGACGGCGCCCTACGCCGTTACGAGTCGGAGCGAAAAGGGCGGGCCGAGGAGATCGTCGCGTTCTCGCGAAGGGGCCTCGAGAGACTCCACGCGAGGGACGAGTCGATCTACGGCGAGACGTATCGCGCCATTCACGCATCGTCCGCCCCCCGGACCGCTATGACGATCGAAGGCTGGCTTGCACGGGGACCGAACGGATGA
- a CDS encoding cupredoxin domain-containing protein: MKNKWAFPVCYAVTIFAVLCPQAPGGDGSKRSDGKKVTVTMKSLSFSPKTLEIEAGDSVVWSNEARTKHTAISDDDGKSFDTGEIEPEKSSKPVKFDTEGEFKYHCKVHGKSMSGTVVVKAKSK; this comes from the coding sequence ATGAAGAACAAGTGGGCCTTTCCCGTCTGCTACGCGGTCACGATTTTCGCGGTGCTCTGCCCCCAGGCTCCGGGGGGGGACGGCAGCAAGCGCTCCGACGGCAAGAAAGTCACCGTCACGATGAAAAGCCTGAGCTTCAGTCCCAAGACGCTGGAAATCGAGGCCGGCGACTCGGTCGTCTGGAGCAACGAGGCGCGGACGAAGCACACGGCGATTTCGGATGACGACGGGAAGTCGTTCGACACGGGCGAGATCGAGCCCGAGAAGTCGTCGAAACCCGTGAAGTTCGATACGGAGGGTGAGTTCAAGTACCACTGCAAGGTGCACGGCAAGTCCATGAGCGGGACGGTCGTCGTCAAGGCAAAGTCGAAATGA